From one Pedobacter faecalis genomic stretch:
- a CDS encoding TonB-dependent receptor, producing the protein MNQIRFLGLCVVFMLIFEQSHAQTYTITGYIYDSQTQQPLAGVNIDSLGVTDRNGHFEFTIGATQTFRVSLVGYKTQLIKVVQSQRNYNIQLEADAVRLNEVRVAGANNGNTIRETPGAVSVVTATEINRGNGVSLQQAFNGIPGVRMDQSTLSEARISIRGNGIRASFGNRNIRIYVNEIPVTEADGTTRIEALDVNSIGRAEVIRGPGSSVYGAGTGGVINFQLQRSPYQEQSIEGSTLFGDNGLRRIASAYRSGGDKMNGYVSYGWQEYDGYRSHSSDMRRFLTGNFQLFPDNERLVTLLINRTTQYSQIPGALTAAQVSEDPRQANLTNVEKQAGRYQNWTRVGLGQKYLFSDRLSNSSSVYTYFYDLNHPLAFAYIRNFYQSYGGRTRFNYEADFPVLPTRFTIGAEFNEGLTKGSQYVNNNGTEGALNTQIDYRNLQYAIFYQSETMLSRRTALTIGMSYNKLSYDVSDYLKPTQSGVKAFEPQFSPRLALSHTFGEALSLHASLSSGFSPPTGSEIRNADGSINGALKAERGMNYEINAKGNLGASRVAYDLALFMMNLKGELIGQTISQGITVYNNAGKTDHDGIELSLSYQLLREEDNSPIMNLRPYAAVTYADFKFRDYKVINAQNVVTATYDGNKLTGVSPWVIDGGVDLEMRNGFYMYGSCFYSDRLPVNDANTNFNGAYTVLSARLGYKKRFARHFEANIYGGVDNLLNRNYSSIFALNAAGFGGSAPAYYNPSPLRAGYGGLNLKYNMR; encoded by the coding sequence ATGAACCAGATCAGATTTTTAGGTCTATGTGTGGTATTTATGCTCATTTTCGAGCAGTCACATGCCCAGACCTATACCATAACGGGTTATATTTATGACTCTCAAACACAACAGCCGTTGGCTGGCGTAAACATCGATAGCTTAGGCGTAACCGATAGAAACGGTCACTTCGAGTTTACGATTGGTGCAACACAAACATTTCGCGTTTCTCTCGTCGGCTATAAAACACAGCTTATCAAGGTAGTACAGTCGCAGAGAAATTACAATATTCAGTTAGAAGCAGACGCAGTTCGTTTGAACGAAGTTCGTGTTGCCGGCGCCAACAACGGCAATACGATTCGTGAAACGCCGGGTGCGGTATCTGTTGTAACCGCAACAGAAATTAACCGTGGAAACGGCGTGTCTCTACAACAGGCATTTAACGGCATTCCCGGCGTCCGAATGGATCAGAGCACGCTGTCGGAGGCTCGGATTTCTATCCGGGGGAATGGCATACGAGCTTCGTTCGGTAACAGAAACATCCGGATTTACGTCAACGAAATTCCGGTTACAGAAGCAGATGGTACTACCCGGATAGAGGCCCTCGACGTAAACAGTATAGGCAGGGCAGAAGTTATCCGCGGACCCGGATCAAGTGTATACGGTGCCGGAACGGGAGGAGTTATTAACTTTCAGCTTCAGCGCTCCCCTTATCAGGAACAGAGCATAGAGGGGTCTACTTTATTTGGCGACAACGGGCTGAGGCGTATAGCATCTGCTTATCGTAGCGGGGGCGACAAAATGAACGGCTATGTATCATACGGATGGCAGGAATATGACGGTTACCGCAGTCATAGTTCAGATATGCGGAGGTTCCTTACAGGTAATTTCCAGTTGTTTCCCGACAATGAGCGACTAGTCACGCTATTGATTAACCGCACCACGCAGTATTCACAAATACCGGGGGCGCTGACTGCCGCTCAGGTGTCCGAAGATCCGAGACAGGCCAACCTCACGAATGTTGAGAAACAGGCCGGGCGATATCAGAACTGGACACGAGTCGGGTTAGGACAGAAATACCTTTTCAGTGATCGTCTCAGCAATTCCAGCAGCGTCTATACTTATTTTTATGATCTAAACCATCCGTTGGCTTTTGCCTACATACGAAACTTTTACCAGAGTTACGGTGGTCGTACCCGCTTTAATTACGAGGCTGATTTTCCAGTGTTACCCACCAGGTTCACCATCGGCGCAGAGTTTAATGAAGGACTTACCAAAGGCAGTCAATATGTAAACAACAATGGCACAGAGGGTGCGCTAAATACGCAGATTGACTATAGAAACCTACAGTACGCAATCTTTTATCAGTCGGAGACCATGCTTAGCCGCCGCACGGCTTTAACGATCGGGATGAGCTATAACAAACTCAGTTATGACGTTTCAGACTACCTTAAACCAACGCAGAGCGGCGTTAAAGCCTTTGAGCCTCAATTTAGCCCACGCCTCGCCTTAAGTCACACTTTCGGAGAAGCTCTTAGTCTGCATGCAAGTCTCAGTTCTGGCTTTTCCCCGCCCACCGGATCGGAGATCAGAAATGCAGATGGTTCTATCAACGGTGCTTTGAAAGCAGAACGAGGTATGAATTATGAGATTAATGCTAAAGGTAACTTAGGTGCAAGCAGGGTGGCATACGACCTCGCTTTGTTTATGATGAACCTGAAAGGAGAATTGATTGGTCAGACGATCTCACAGGGTATCACCGTGTATAACAATGCCGGTAAGACAGATCATGATGGCATCGAGCTTTCCTTGTCGTACCAGTTGCTGCGCGAAGAGGACAATAGCCCGATCATGAACCTGCGTCCTTATGCGGCAGTTACTTACGCTGATTTTAAATTCCGTGACTATAAAGTTATTAACGCCCAAAATGTGGTAACGGCCACTTACGACGGGAATAAGTTAACCGGAGTTTCTCCATGGGTCATTGATGGCGGGGTAGATCTTGAAATGCGCAACGGCTTCTATATGTATGGAAGCTGTTTTTATAGCGATAGGCTGCCGGTTAACGACGCAAATACAAACTTCAATGGTGCTTACACAGTTCTTAGTGCACGACTAGGTTACAAGAAGCGCTTCGCCAGGCACTTTGAAGCCAATATTTACGGCGGAGTAGATAACCTGCTTAATAGGAATTACAGTTCCATTTTTGCACTAAATGCGGCTGGCTTTGGGGGTTCGGCACCAGCATACTACAATCCCTCACCGTTAAGGGCTGGGTATGGCGGGTTAAATCTTAAATATAATATGAGATGA
- a CDS encoding sialidase family protein produces MRKVQVIFGTVALLILQACSAHKSEEQEAAAIQLPVNGIARGAYLTKNQHGEAVLCWTELDTADSLNCLKYAVYDSIKNVFGQAITVYSSRGCGASAESMAKVAFKADGAIIAVFAKPFPKEKNRFAGAIYYSMSADQGKSWLPAAFLHSDTSHAYGRNFFDITTLNDGEVAAIWLDGRFGKTIKGSALYFSRTQKQGGFGREACLLKGTCECCRTELLQDSQGTVHLALRDIMEVGQLQDNAKQVRDMIYMRSTSGGNGFAAPEVVSSDNWEVSGCPHSGPSLAVAGNRVHAVWFTAGGAPGVYYTSRERNSGKFRPRTLVSSKGRHPQMVALPNGVQAIVCEETEAAVEHHTHGHQAEQTEGSSIVLRYLSHGQIQAKSLITNGQFADSHAVLLPLSGRILLAWERKEPSGTKIYYQLTNSKIY; encoded by the coding sequence ATGAGAAAAGTTCAAGTAATTTTTGGAACAGTAGCCCTGCTGATCCTGCAGGCATGTTCCGCTCATAAAAGCGAAGAGCAGGAAGCAGCCGCTATTCAGCTTCCGGTAAATGGTATTGCAAGAGGCGCGTATCTTACTAAGAATCAACATGGCGAGGCAGTGTTATGCTGGACAGAGTTAGACACGGCCGACTCCCTCAATTGCCTTAAGTACGCCGTGTATGATTCCATTAAAAATGTTTTTGGGCAGGCCATAACGGTATACAGCTCCAGAGGATGCGGCGCATCAGCGGAAAGTATGGCTAAGGTGGCCTTTAAAGCCGACGGCGCCATAATCGCAGTGTTTGCAAAGCCGTTTCCAAAAGAAAAGAATCGCTTTGCCGGGGCAATCTACTACAGCATGTCAGCAGATCAGGGCAAAAGCTGGTTGCCCGCGGCTTTTCTGCACTCCGATACAAGTCATGCCTATGGACGTAACTTTTTTGACATCACTACCTTAAATGATGGAGAAGTAGCGGCCATCTGGCTCGACGGGCGTTTTGGCAAAACGATCAAGGGATCTGCCCTGTATTTTAGCCGCACACAAAAGCAGGGCGGCTTCGGTAGGGAAGCCTGCCTGTTGAAAGGCACCTGCGAATGCTGCCGGACCGAGTTGTTGCAGGACAGTCAGGGAACCGTACATTTGGCCCTTCGCGACATTATGGAAGTTGGCCAACTACAGGACAATGCGAAACAAGTGAGAGACATGATCTATATGCGGTCGACCAGCGGTGGAAATGGTTTTGCGGCGCCCGAGGTAGTCAGCTCTGATAATTGGGAAGTTTCCGGTTGTCCGCATTCAGGACCTTCACTTGCTGTGGCCGGCAACCGCGTCCATGCCGTATGGTTTACTGCAGGTGGCGCCCCTGGTGTTTATTATACTTCGCGAGAACGGAACAGCGGGAAATTCAGACCGCGTACACTTGTAAGCAGCAAAGGCAGGCATCCGCAGATGGTCGCATTACCGAACGGAGTACAGGCCATCGTTTGCGAAGAAACGGAAGCTGCGGTGGAACACCATACCCATGGCCATCAGGCGGAGCAGACAGAAGGCTCAAGCATTGTGTTGCGGTATCTCAGCCACGGACAAATCCAGGCAAAATCGTTAATCACAAATGGTCAGTTTGCTGACAGCCATGCTGTGCTGCTCCCTTTGTCAGGAAGGATTCTCCTCGCATGGGAACGGAAGGAGCCATCCGGAACCAAAATATATTACCAACTTACCAACAGTAAAATATACTAG
- a CDS encoding DEAD/DEAH box helicase — protein sequence MNQEDSQKKYDFGLLKKAIATARSAAMPRSLQKEGHITVLIFSQHRFYRNLVIELAEAPVSQTGKLKNPLIILDPLDSVWKTQQPAELKFYSGVSRFRNNYAEGRAEADLEALKAVAANPLSLPVYLHDANKSSSITSSSIVAARLSILKPDLRITVNQKNEDFEISGRIKVGQTLYMLSDIQLKYSYFIQVDNHLYLVDNPYVLSIIDFFKNQGSSIIIGGDEYEVFQQSVLSPMEEKVRVDYSYLKRATKMQIEEQGFDLENEQIIYLSESEDFVLLTPVMKYGSLEIPVLSRKQIRSKDKFGKAFTLKRDEDRELQFLANIMHAHPYFQEQVNQFDDQNVFISDCFYMHRKHFLDADWFLEAFVAWRSRGIAILGFNELKGNKLSQYKPEIDIKVNSGMDWFETAVKVKFNKQTVALKHLHKSIRNKSHFVQLDDGTMGILPSEWIRRFEDYFGAGEVSEDVIRTARVNYLSVHELYEDHMLDEQARQDLSVLRTRLANFEAISPVPVPSGLQAKLRAYQQEGLNWLNFLDDFNFGACLADDMGLGKTIQVIAFILSQGEKISAQGLGHPNTNLIVVPASLIFNWQQELRKFGPALKVYTHYGAGRAKQTNHFDQCEVILTSYGTLLSDISYLKTYRFNYIFLDESQTIKNPDSQRYKAARLLQSRNKVVLTGTPVENNTFDLYGQLSFACPGLLGSKMHFKQLYSVPIDQFKDSRRAKELQHRIKPFILRRTKEQVARELPEKTEMIIYCEMGAQQREIYDAAREEIREYLMGRSEDELLKSSMHVLQGITRLRQICNSPALLAKDKYYGDASAKMDVLLEQIENKSPEHKILVFSQFVTMLDLIKVRLESRQVGYAYLTGQTRDREAAVSLFQDDPKVRVFLISLKAGGVGLNLTRADYVYLVDPWWNPAVENQAIDRAYRIGQDKHVMAIRLICPDTVEEKIMTMQQHKRNLADNLIRTEESIFKSLTKDDLLNLLS from the coding sequence ATGAACCAAGAGGACAGCCAAAAGAAATACGATTTCGGCCTGCTTAAAAAGGCAATAGCTACAGCCAGATCGGCCGCTATGCCGCGTTCTTTGCAGAAGGAAGGTCATATTACGGTGCTGATATTCAGTCAGCACCGTTTCTACCGGAATTTGGTGATTGAATTGGCTGAAGCGCCGGTTTCGCAGACAGGCAAACTCAAAAATCCCCTTATAATCCTCGATCCGCTGGATAGTGTATGGAAAACGCAGCAGCCAGCCGAACTCAAATTCTATAGTGGCGTCTCTAGGTTCCGAAATAATTATGCAGAAGGCCGGGCAGAAGCTGATTTGGAAGCACTAAAGGCGGTAGCCGCCAATCCTTTGTCTTTGCCGGTTTACCTCCACGATGCCAATAAGTCGTCGTCTATTACATCAAGCTCCATCGTTGCAGCCCGGTTGAGTATTCTCAAACCTGATCTCCGGATCACAGTCAATCAAAAGAATGAAGATTTTGAGATATCAGGCAGGATAAAAGTGGGACAAACACTTTATATGCTGTCAGATATTCAATTAAAATACAGCTATTTTATACAAGTCGATAATCATCTTTATCTGGTTGATAACCCGTATGTGTTAAGCATTATCGATTTCTTTAAAAACCAGGGTAGTTCCATTATCATAGGTGGGGATGAATATGAGGTGTTTCAGCAAAGCGTGCTGTCGCCCATGGAGGAAAAAGTCCGGGTCGACTATTCCTATCTTAAACGTGCTACCAAAATGCAGATCGAAGAGCAAGGTTTTGATCTTGAAAACGAACAGATCATTTACCTGTCTGAATCAGAAGATTTTGTTCTGCTCACCCCGGTTATGAAGTATGGCTCCCTGGAAATCCCCGTGTTATCCAGAAAACAAATCCGTTCTAAAGATAAGTTTGGTAAGGCCTTCACCTTAAAACGTGATGAAGACCGCGAATTGCAGTTCCTGGCCAACATCATGCATGCACATCCTTATTTTCAGGAACAGGTAAACCAGTTCGACGACCAAAATGTATTCATTTCCGACTGTTTCTACATGCACCGCAAGCATTTTCTGGATGCCGACTGGTTCCTCGAGGCCTTTGTTGCCTGGCGCAGCCGGGGCATAGCTATCCTTGGTTTCAATGAGCTGAAGGGTAACAAGCTAAGTCAGTACAAGCCGGAGATCGACATTAAAGTAAATAGTGGTATGGATTGGTTCGAAACTGCTGTCAAAGTTAAATTCAACAAGCAGACCGTTGCACTAAAGCACCTGCATAAATCTATACGCAACAAGAGCCATTTTGTGCAGCTCGACGATGGTACCATGGGTATTCTGCCGTCCGAGTGGATTAGGCGGTTTGAAGACTATTTCGGCGCCGGGGAAGTGTCAGAGGATGTAATCCGTACAGCCCGCGTCAATTATCTTTCCGTGCACGAACTTTATGAGGATCATATGCTCGACGAGCAAGCGCGCCAGGATCTATCGGTGCTTAGAACCAGGCTCGCAAATTTCGAGGCTATAAGCCCGGTACCTGTGCCGTCCGGGTTGCAGGCCAAGCTCAGGGCCTATCAGCAGGAGGGGCTCAACTGGTTAAATTTTCTGGACGACTTCAATTTCGGCGCTTGTCTGGCCGACGATATGGGACTTGGAAAAACGATACAGGTCATTGCCTTTATACTGTCGCAGGGCGAAAAGATCAGCGCTCAGGGACTCGGTCACCCAAATACCAACCTAATTGTTGTCCCGGCATCGCTTATCTTTAACTGGCAGCAGGAGCTTCGTAAGTTTGGCCCTGCACTGAAAGTTTACACGCACTACGGCGCTGGGAGAGCGAAGCAAACGAATCACTTTGATCAGTGCGAAGTAATTCTCACCAGCTACGGAACACTGTTATCCGATATCAGCTATTTAAAAACATACCGCTTCAATTATATTTTTCTCGACGAATCTCAGACCATCAAGAACCCCGACTCGCAGCGATATAAAGCGGCTCGCTTACTCCAGTCGCGAAACAAAGTGGTACTGACAGGTACGCCTGTTGAGAACAATACCTTTGATTTGTACGGTCAGCTATCGTTCGCTTGCCCTGGTTTGCTTGGTTCCAAAATGCATTTTAAACAGCTTTATTCTGTGCCTATCGACCAGTTTAAGGACAGCAGACGCGCTAAAGAACTGCAGCACCGCATCAAGCCCTTCATCTTACGGCGTACGAAAGAACAAGTAGCGCGGGAATTACCGGAAAAGACAGAGATGATCATTTACTGTGAGATGGGCGCACAGCAGCGAGAGATATACGACGCTGCCAGGGAAGAGATACGGGAGTACCTGATGGGCCGCTCGGAAGATGAATTGCTTAAAAGCAGTATGCATGTGCTTCAGGGTATCACCAGGTTGCGGCAGATATGTAATTCGCCGGCCTTACTAGCCAAAGACAAATACTATGGGGACGCTTCAGCAAAGATGGATGTTTTGCTGGAGCAGATTGAAAATAAATCGCCTGAACATAAAATACTTGTCTTTTCGCAGTTTGTTACCATGCTCGATTTGATCAAAGTACGGTTAGAAAGCCGGCAGGTTGGTTACGCGTATCTTACAGGACAAACACGCGACCGCGAAGCTGCTGTATCCTTGTTTCAGGATGACCCCAAAGTCCGGGTGTTCCTCATAAGCCTGAAAGCCGGAGGTGTCGGACTTAACCTTACACGTGCTGATTATGTGTATCTCGTAGATCCGTGGTGGAATCCTGCGGTCGAAAATCAAGCGATTGACCGCGCATACCGGATAGGTCAGGATAAGCATGTCATGGCCATTCGCCTCATTTGTCCAGATACGGTAGAAGAAAAGATCATGACCATGCAGCAACATAAAAGAAATTTAGCAGACAACCTGATCCGCACCGAAGAATCCATCTTTAAGTCGCTCACAAAAGATGATTTGCTAAACCTGCTTTCGTAA
- a CDS encoding DUF4185 domain-containing protein: protein MKPNIVKLSLAFLLAAPLFSAAQQLGNLKKVLKPVNVIRVARLTGNSLPGEDLPNANETVKKYDIGGTDLGIAWRMGNGKTGFWFGDTYGADWKPTPEGGPGPAGHWRSNVVGISTDEHLGDGVTFDHMVAKEIIPSPHITDGTGNHTTIPTAAIHANGKDYVHYMEVRKWGPPGTWTTNKSGLYKSADNALTWTECKTVVFSRTSNFAQAAYAKKDGYVYMMGTVSGRQGAIHLSRVKERDMEHKSAYDYWNGVKWLRNQESSATPIIPAPAGELSLAWHQRYKRWVVVYLDEKRHELVLRSAASITGPWTEAQSLVKSADYPALYGGFIHPSSTNGSELYFLMSMWHPYNVFLMKADLKAE, encoded by the coding sequence ATGAAACCAAATATTGTGAAGCTTAGCCTAGCTTTTCTTCTTGCCGCGCCCCTATTCAGTGCAGCGCAGCAATTGGGCAACCTCAAGAAGGTCTTGAAACCTGTAAATGTGATACGTGTTGCCCGCCTTACCGGCAATAGCCTGCCTGGTGAAGACCTTCCCAATGCCAACGAGACGGTAAAAAAATACGATATCGGCGGCACCGATCTAGGTATAGCATGGCGCATGGGCAATGGTAAAACCGGCTTCTGGTTTGGAGATACCTATGGCGCTGACTGGAAGCCGACTCCAGAAGGCGGACCTGGCCCGGCAGGCCACTGGCGCTCCAACGTAGTGGGTATATCGACTGATGAGCACCTCGGTGATGGCGTCACTTTTGATCACATGGTTGCCAAAGAAATCATCCCTAGTCCGCATATCACCGATGGTACCGGCAACCACACAACGATACCGACAGCAGCCATACACGCTAATGGGAAAGATTATGTTCATTATATGGAGGTCCGGAAATGGGGGCCTCCGGGAACTTGGACCACCAACAAATCTGGCTTATATAAGTCGGCCGACAATGCACTCACATGGACAGAATGCAAGACTGTAGTGTTTAGCCGGACGAGCAATTTTGCCCAGGCTGCATATGCAAAAAAGGATGGTTACGTGTATATGATGGGCACCGTTTCGGGCAGGCAGGGAGCTATTCACCTAAGCCGGGTAAAGGAGCGCGATATGGAACATAAATCGGCTTACGACTATTGGAACGGGGTAAAATGGCTGAGAAATCAGGAATCATCAGCAACACCGATCATTCCAGCGCCAGCTGGAGAACTGTCACTCGCCTGGCACCAAAGGTATAAGCGCTGGGTTGTTGTCTACCTTGATGAAAAACGGCATGAACTGGTACTGCGGTCGGCTGCTTCAATTACGGGGCCCTGGACTGAGGCACAATCATTGGTTAAGTCTGCCGACTACCCGGCGCTTTACGGCGGTTTTATCCATCCCTCATCAACCAACGGTAGCGAACTATATTTCCTGATGTCAATGTGGCATCCTTACAATGTTTTTCTTATGAAAGCCGATTTGAAGGCAGAATAA
- a CDS encoding competence protein, which produces MVGKKKPLIRGESAWHKGWKDLFPESYREVSFPDKLLGDLHRADIFTSCGTTLEFQNSPISLDELRSREAFYPKLVWVLNGKKFKGFKILKHLPDVDDPRLDPYDFCLGEHLSVYRRAELHSGAARRLNFYHPELKNIPFTSYYYSFCWKQPHRVWYEATCPIIVDLGGHFLYQLKQRPQLGESYPYLHMITKKAFVSQYL; this is translated from the coding sequence ATGGTTGGTAAGAAAAAGCCCCTTATAAGGGGCGAAAGTGCGTGGCACAAGGGATGGAAAGATCTTTTTCCTGAATCATACCGTGAGGTAAGCTTTCCCGATAAGCTTCTCGGGGACTTACACCGGGCAGATATATTCACATCATGCGGAACGACCTTGGAATTTCAAAATTCACCGATCAGTCTGGACGAACTGCGAAGCCGGGAAGCTTTTTATCCCAAATTGGTATGGGTGCTGAACGGAAAGAAATTTAAGGGCTTCAAGATATTAAAGCATTTACCCGACGTGGATGATCCGCGCCTGGATCCGTATGATTTTTGCCTTGGTGAGCATTTATCTGTCTACCGGCGGGCCGAGCTGCATTCGGGCGCAGCTCGGCGGCTTAACTTTTATCATCCTGAATTAAAAAACATACCCTTTACTAGTTACTATTATTCTTTTTGCTGGAAGCAGCCTCATCGTGTATGGTACGAGGCGACCTGTCCTATTATTGTTGACCTTGGCGGGCATTTTCTTTATCAGCTCAAACAGCGTCCGCAGTTGGGTGAAAGTTATCCATACCTGCACATGATCACGAAGAAAGCTTTTGTCAGTCAATATCTGTAG
- a CDS encoding nuclear transport factor 2 family protein: MATTKELIEEINAMFTSGEMEKFLDYMAEDIVWEMYSSTSGHKKFNGKAELAGMDDGSMPVEMHFKFGQITIEGNVAAVEGTATGKRADGSPYESGFCDVYHFSNDKIVKMTSYVIEY; this comes from the coding sequence ATGGCAACTACAAAAGAACTGATCGAAGAAATTAACGCCATGTTTACCAGCGGCGAAATGGAGAAATTTCTGGACTATATGGCCGAAGATATCGTTTGGGAGATGTATTCGTCGACTAGTGGTCACAAGAAATTCAATGGCAAGGCCGAACTGGCCGGTATGGACGACGGCAGCATGCCTGTAGAAATGCATTTCAAGTTCGGGCAAATCACTATTGAGGGTAACGTTGCGGCCGTTGAAGGCACTGCTACCGGAAAAAGAGCTGATGGTAGCCCATACGAATCCGGGTTTTGTGATGTGTATCATTTTAGCAATGATAAAATTGTCAAGATGACTTCGTATGTCATAGAATACTAA
- a CDS encoding pirin family protein yields the protein MLDIVIPSRQAQITEGFAVKRILPYQLRRMVGPFIFVDHGGPVNMPASIGSELDVLPHPHIGLSTVSYLFSGEVTHRDSLGVEQVIKPGEVNWMTAGKGIAHSERFEDPAIRAGGKLEMIQTWVALPEKDEEAEPSFRNFTADQLPVFTDSGIWLRLIAGDAFGLKSAVETTSPLFYLHVVLEPGARFGIPSGYGERGVYIAHGSLIVNGMQYPEGQLLVFSKGVDPVLIAAEHTTLMMLGGEHLGDRYIWWNFVSSRKERIEQAKEDWKQGRILLPPTDNSEFIPLPITQSRPAGGPAPNALS from the coding sequence ATGCTCGATATTGTTATACCATCTCGACAGGCGCAAATCACGGAAGGTTTTGCTGTAAAGCGTATCCTACCTTATCAACTGCGACGGATGGTGGGGCCTTTTATATTTGTAGACCACGGGGGACCGGTAAACATGCCTGCGTCAATCGGCAGCGAACTCGATGTCCTGCCGCACCCGCATATCGGCTTGTCGACCGTCAGTTATTTGTTCAGTGGCGAGGTGACTCACCGGGATTCACTTGGTGTAGAGCAGGTGATCAAACCGGGTGAGGTAAACTGGATGACAGCCGGAAAAGGCATCGCACATAGTGAAAGGTTCGAAGACCCGGCAATAAGGGCAGGAGGTAAACTGGAGATGATCCAGACCTGGGTAGCCCTACCTGAAAAGGATGAAGAGGCAGAACCTTCTTTCAGAAATTTTACGGCCGACCAGCTCCCTGTGTTTACCGACAGCGGCATATGGCTGCGGCTTATCGCCGGCGATGCGTTTGGGTTAAAAAGTGCTGTAGAAACCACTTCGCCATTGTTCTATTTGCATGTTGTATTAGAACCCGGCGCCAGATTCGGTATACCATCTGGATACGGCGAAAGAGGCGTGTATATTGCGCACGGCAGTCTCATCGTTAACGGGATGCAATATCCGGAGGGGCAACTGCTCGTGTTCAGCAAGGGTGTAGACCCTGTCCTGATCGCTGCTGAACATACCACCCTGATGATGTTAGGTGGAGAACATCTTGGCGACAGATACATCTGGTGGAACTTTGTCTCTAGTCGCAAAGAAAGAATTGAACAGGCCAAGGAAGACTGGAAACAGGGGCGGATACTTTTACCGCCTACAGATAATTCAGAGTTTATCCCTTTGCCCATCACACAGTCTAGACCTGCAGGAGGTCCTGCTCCTAATGCCTTGTCATAA
- a CDS encoding MarR family winged helix-turn-helix transcriptional regulator: MDNFYQSLGYLILGSRLKRLSEYFLSEINAVYKQQDIEFDASWFPAFYLLSQHQPVSIQELSETMMVSHSASSQLVSTLQKKGLVISEKSKDDARKQQIRLTANGEQLLQKLIPIWDAIVQVLQGRIENDPASKALLQILTAAEEKLTATPLAQDIVSHLSHDNQK, encoded by the coding sequence ATGGATAACTTTTACCAATCGCTCGGTTACCTCATCCTCGGCAGCAGGCTCAAAAGGCTGAGTGAATATTTTCTTTCAGAAATTAATGCGGTCTATAAGCAGCAGGACATAGAATTTGATGCCAGCTGGTTTCCCGCATTCTATTTACTCTCACAACACCAACCGGTCTCCATTCAGGAATTGTCGGAGACGATGATGGTTTCACATTCTGCTTCAAGTCAACTGGTTAGCACGCTCCAAAAGAAGGGTTTGGTGATCTCAGAAAAGAGCAAAGATGATGCGCGTAAGCAACAGATCAGACTCACCGCAAACGGCGAACAGCTGCTCCAAAAGCTCATTCCAATATGGGATGCCATCGTTCAGGTTCTCCAGGGTAGGATCGAGAACGATCCAGCTAGCAAAGCCCTGCTGCAGATTCTCACGGCTGCAGAGGAAAAACTCACAGCAACACCTTTGGCGCAAGACATTGTTAGCCATCTTAGTCATGATAACCAGAAATAA